Part of the Chelmon rostratus isolate fCheRos1 chromosome 10, fCheRos1.pri, whole genome shotgun sequence genome is shown below.
tttcatacccaatcatgatgctatcacctgttaccaatcaacctgtttacctgtggaatgatccaaacaggtgtttttggagcgttccacatctttcccagtctttagttgctcctgtgccaacttgtctgaaacatgttgctgcatcaaattcagaataagcagatatttacaaaaatcaatgaagctgatgaggtcaaacatttactatctctttgtctttctactgttttcagtcaagcatgtgtcagaaaggatcaacaaatgatcacattctgttttatttatgttttacacaatgtcccaactttttgaCAATATGTTTGAAAGACTAAATACAgtacagaggagaagaaaaataagGTGTTTCTTCAATTTTGCTTCCCTACAATacttagttttttttaatctaagcattacatttatttgctcAAGTGAGCAAGTCACAAAAGTCTTGACAAAGCTTGACATTCATCTGCATGACTTGTAAAGATTTACTTGTGTTAAAAGTCCAAATTCAGCACCTGTGACAGGTATGCTAATTTCATGCaacactgaaagcagcaggaTTAATATAAAGTGGTGAGATCACCGACAGGTGTTTGAGGACCACAGAAGCACTTTTGTATCTATTGTCCCTCTGTgctgtgtccgtgtgtgtgtgtgtgtgtgtgtgtgtgtgtgtgtgccctttgCAGAGCAGTTCGTAATCAGCTGTCAAAGTGGGCTCTGTCCCCATCGCAGCAGTTGAGAGCAGAGCTGTGTGCTGGCCAGTGCAAAGCTCTCAGGtccactctgctgctggtccatgcagcagcagcagcagcagcagcagcagcagacggGGACAGCCAGGACGGACATTCAACCTGCACTTCTCCAGCCTGTTGATTAGCTGTATTTTGCCAACTGTAAGCAtggcagtgtgagtgtgtgtcagtcagtgtgtgtttggcttgCCTTTCTCAGACTCCAGTGACTGTATCGGACACCAAGTGTAACAAGGTGAGACCTGAAGTAAGTGATATATATCTGATCATGGTTGATATCGGGTGACATGCTACTACTATTGAATGCTATGACTGCTTCCGCTGTAAATAGTAAATTACCACTGACAAACATGAACTAAAAACACTTGAACATAAAGTTCaatcatcttttgtttttctccatcttaCACACAATTACTATCATTCAAGAAATTATGTTTCAAGTCTCTACTTGTCATATGCACAAGAAATATGTGTATAGTGAAATGCAGCGTGGCATAAAATATAACTGCTAAAAGTTAAGGACAAATAATTACAATTGtgtaaataatttaaatgtaCATCTCTAGGCAAACTAAACCATACTGTAAACTAGCAGAGGACAAGACTGAGGACATACAAAGAGTGAGTGAAGGAGTTCATCATATTGATGGACTGAGGAAAGGGTCTGTCTGTGGCAGACATGGCTTCAAAGGCTCAATGCAGCAAATGTTGTATCTTGTCACTAAATCTTTTCAATAACATCACATAATCTCTCAGTATGTGCAAGACATGACATTACAAAATTAAATACACtgtctatatatttttttattttttacatgtagTATATAGTTTACACAATGGTGCATATAGAATATAGAACAGAGATTTCAGGTGAACCAGGCCACGGCTCAGTCAGTACTGACAGTGTAAAGAGGCATTTGTACAAGTTAGAATTAAGCCATGTTTATTAAGTGCTGTGGCAAATGCTAaattttaaagtaaataaaaaaaaatgtaatgttctTCACATGGTAAgtattcatttttatgttttttgtctaCTTTTCTATTGAAATTGTATCTGAAAATACAGCACTTGGAATGTTTTCATAGATGTGGCTGGCATTCTGTTGCATTAATACTTTTTAATAACACATACAGGGATAATCAaaagtttttattgttgttcagCTGCCACAGCTGAAGGTGGGGTGAAAAGTCAAAGAGACAGGGGAGGCACAATATATATCATTAAATACGAGGAGAACGGCggcattttcacacagtctgCAAGACAGTCATTGTGTTGCACTCAGTTGGTCAGATAGAGctgtcaaaataataaaaagaatgaaCTAGAAAGTTCAAACCCTGTTCACTTTCACGTCTCGACACAGCCGACCAATCATggtgtgaagtgggtgtgaacGTCAGGTCAGCGGATTTCAAAAGGAACAGACATGGTCAGACACAGCAACTCCCTAATCCACCATTTCTCAAAGCTACACATTTTTCAACACAGTTTTGATTTAGTGACCATTTAACAGACATGGAGAGTTGAAATTGTTTTGTAAAGATGTGCAGTAGTGACATGTCCTATTAGCTGGAAAAAGATATTTGATCTAGAAACGCTGTTTTTGTGGTGTTCCTATAAGTTTGCACTTCATGGCAGCCAAATAACGATATGGCTGTCCACACCTCTAAGACCAGTGAAAAAGCATTTCTTTTGTCCTTCCCTGTGTGGGTACAGATGATTGAGCTGGGCCTCGCTGATGGCAGCCTGATCGACGAGCTGATGGAGCTGACGGCGCAGAGCCTCGGTCAACTGGAGATCCAGGAGCACTTCAACGTCGTCAAGGAGATCGGCCGAGGCAAATATGGCAAAGTGCTGCTGGTCACACATCGCTTCAGGGGTGAGACTGCAAGCCGGTTCCTCTTCTGTTTTAGTACAATAGACATTTCCAGTTGCAACACCAGTTGCTGTATGTACACAAAAAATTGAACCAAGGAGGTGATGTGTTTTGTGGCTCCAGCTTTAGTAGCGGTGGGCTGCTTTCGTAGGAAAAAGGTAGACGACGACCACATGATGTGGCCAGAATAGACAGAAACAATCAAGTTATTTTTGAAATAAAGTTATGTGCTTCATTTTTGCAAGTGTCAGTCCAGTTACAAATGTAACAGTaagaaaaaagcagtttttgtaTCTAGGCTGTCAGATTGTTATGGTGTGCCGAAATCCAGAAATAAGCAAGCATACTGTTTCTAAAAAGAAAGAACGTTGCCTAAACTACAAAATTGTGGTGTGTGAACGTAATTATTAGCAGACATGATGGGAGCAGCACGACATGACAAAAAATATAAGATGTAGTGACTGCACTCATCTGACTGGGTGAGAACCATAAACCCTGAGCTCTCCTCGTAGGAAGAGAGCGAGGGCCAGGTCGGCGTagacagaggagacagcagaATGCCGAGCACGAGCTGGCATGAGGCTGGCTGGCTGGCGGCCTGGAGGCTTTGAATCTGAAAACCATTGAAGTGGGGGGTGACCTAGGGTTGAGTTTAAGGTTGCAGAAAAGCTATGCTGCGGGATATTAGATTGTCGTTTCAATACACAGCAAATGCCTCATTTCAGGGCAGCATCAGTGGTGCAATTCTCCATTTCTCTGCATGTATGTTTGACCTGCAGGGACTCCGATGGCCTTGAAAGTGATGCCCAAAACCTCGACTAAGCTGCAAGGCTTTCTGCGAGAGTACTGCATCTCCTTGCACCTGTCCTGTCACCCCTGCATCGTGGGCCTCTTTGGCATTGCCTTCCAGTCTAATGAGCACTACTGCTTTGCCCAGGAGCTTGTCATTGGGAGGGACCTGTTTGCTGTCATCCAGCCAAAGGTGAGTCAAGCATTGGCAAAAACAAGACTTAGAGAGGAGGACTACAGCCCCGCTAACGGGTCTGTGAGGTTGTTTTTAGTTACAGCGGTGCTTCGAGATGGatatcagcatgctgacatgctcacaatgTCAAAACTAGCTGATGTATAATGCTTTCAAATGTTCActattttagtttagcatgttagcatgctaatgatTGCTGATTAGTaccaacacaaaaaaaaactcctgaagtattggacaaattaaaattgacctgatgatggcgctagatgaaaagttaggATTCACAATTCAATTCATAATAATTAGCAATCTGTTAAATAGTTTAATCTGTAATACTGcactactttttgttttttatattttgtctgtATTATCTTAAATCGTAACTAGTAACCAGCTCTCAGAAACATTTTGaagaacagtgtttttctctgaaataGAAGGGACTGAATGTGACTGAATCTCATGTTAAGTACCTCATAACTGTCATTAAGCATAACACTTGActaaatgtacttggttacttTCTGATCTGGCAATTATTTAGCGATCCTTTTCTTTTTGGCTATCACAAACTGCTCTCTGAACCAGCCGGTGAAATATAACTAAATTTTGCACTAATCCATCTAATAGATGTCAAGCTATTTAGCTGTTAGCTATTAAATTTAGTCCTGAAAGGTCAGAATTCGTCTTCTGGGCACCAGTACCAATAATCATGGCAATTAATCCAACAGTTGTCGAAACACTTCACTGGAAACTAAAAATGTGTAAAtcgaggaaaagtcaggagatcactAACATCAgtatgattcatcctctggggccATGGATGtgaatgtttgaatgtttgtttaaattttaatgGCAATGCATCCGATTGAGTGTCTTTTAATTGCTAGTCAAGAATAACATATAAATGTATGAACACGATGTGACATTTCTTACATCATATAAAAATCTTTAGATGGAAattatttcaaattcaaataattttgaaaacatttttaaaagtcagtATGTAACTGTTATCTTGTAGTCCTGCATCCTTGTAAAACTTTATGTGACGACTCTGTGCAAAGTGCGTATGCCAAGTCCACGAGGACCCACAGTGGCAGTCAAGAGGGCGaacatttgcattcagtctTCTTTCTTTATGCCGTGCTTTGCCATGAGTGCCATAAGTCGTCACTTTTCGACACAAACAGCCCTCTCCCTCTTGTTTGTTCTAGGTGGGCATCCCAGAATCTTCGGTAAAACGCTGCGTCCTCCAGATCGCCAGTGCTTTGGAGTTCATCCACAGCCACGGCCTGGTTCACCGTGATGTCAAGCCTGAAAACATCCTCCTGTTGGACAGTCACTGCTGCCAAGTCAAGCTGGCAGACTTTGGCCTGGCCCAGAAGCGAGGCACTCTGATACGCTTCATCACGGGAACCCTGCCCTACATGGCCCCAGAGCTGTGCACCGTGGCCCTGCAGGAGGGCCAGAAAGAGGTGACCGCTCCTCCGCTTAGCGTGGAGCCGAGTCTGGACACCTGGGCCTTCGGGGTGGTTATCTTCTGCATCCTTACGGGATACTTCCCCTGGGAACGCTGCGTGGACTCGGACGACTTCTACCAGGAGTTTGCGGACTGGTGCGGAATGGAGGAGAGGCCTAATACTGAGGAGGACGTTCCTCCTTTGTGGAAGAGGTTCACTCCAGAGGCCATGGAGATGTTTGGCAAGCTCCTGGCTCTGGATGCAGGAAAGAGGAGTACAGTGGGGGAAGTGAGAGCGTATGTGGAGAAGGACTGGCTTAAAAAGGtacatgagcagcagcagacagcagaaaaagaaagtgacagGGGCTTCGGGAATAATCCCAGACATGGTGAGGTAGAGAAACAGCCTAATACTTTAATATAATTGATAGCTTCTGAATGCCTTGGCAGCATATACAATATACTACAATATAGACATTAAATCATAGGTGCCTGGTATCGCATGTGATTTGCAGTGATGTTGCATATGATGAGGGATGTCACATTATTCTAAAGCTTGTGTCCTAGAGTTCATTTAaaagagcagcaacaacaaagagtCCACAGATGTGGTGAAGAAATACTCAGATCTCTTACTTAAGACAAAGTCCTGCAAAAATTGTACTAATATATGTTAAAGTACATCAATATGATAAGTAAAATGAAAACTGCCTTAACATATTAAATACCATATACAGGTATTACTGGATTAATGTTTGCTATGATACTAAATgtaactagacaattccggtgctgccgaaattttgacagtggtacgagggggctgctggtgttatctataccactgtttctcaagcctggtcctggagtaccactgccctgcatgttgtagatgtatccctgctccagcacacctgattcaaatgaatggctcgttatcaggcctcagcagagcccagtaacgagctgagcatttgaatcaggtgtgttggagcatggaaacatctaaaacatgcagggcagtattggcttacatggagcagcagagcagggcagcttgTGCATTGCCTAGTGCCACTAATTAagattttttgtaaatatttagctggttttaactgttttataCTTGTACCACCATCATTACCTAATCTATGTGGGCCTGTTTTGTAGAGGGGCCGTGTATCAACATCTAGCTTTAAGACGTAATGTTAGTTTACACTGCGCTCACTGATTTGTCTCTGGGTCTTGGATGTCTAGTGAAGCAGGGGAGCAACAGGGGCTTAAAAAACAGCTGACCTGTTCAGGGGGTTCAGGTCCCCCTGAAAGTAACTGCAGCTGTATAAATGATAAATGTAATAGATCAGAAAGTAGAATATTTCCccctgagatgtagtggagttgAAGTGTAAAGTAGCAAATAGGGAGGGTCTAACAAAACAGGAGTTGagtaaatgtcattaaaaatgattaGATCTAACAGGACTGAAGAAACAGCCCATTAAGTGGGACaacgttttcttttctttcttttttttttttttactttgtctgtatttttgttctGCTCATCTTTGTAGACTgtatttcagtttcagctcagtGCTGTAGTGTGAAATTGCAGTTTTAACCACAGGAATGTTGCGCAGCTCATGAACCAATCACACTGAGCATCGTGTTATTAACACAGCAATGTGCAGCGTAGCTTTTTACCAGTGTTGCAGGTGACTCCAGCACCGCGTAACAAA
Proteins encoded:
- the si:dkey-8e10.3 gene encoding serine/threonine-protein kinase SBK1; this encodes MIELGLADGSLIDELMELTAQSLGQLEIQEHFNVVKEIGRGKYGKVLLVTHRFRGTPMALKVMPKTSTKLQGFLREYCISLHLSCHPCIVGLFGIAFQSNEHYCFAQELVIGRDLFAVIQPKVGIPESSVKRCVLQIASALEFIHSHGLVHRDVKPENILLLDSHCCQVKLADFGLAQKRGTLIRFITGTLPYMAPELCTVALQEGQKEVTAPPLSVEPSLDTWAFGVVIFCILTGYFPWERCVDSDDFYQEFADWCGMEERPNTEEDVPPLWKRFTPEAMEMFGKLLALDAGKRSTVGEVRAYVEKDWLKKVHEQQQTAEKESDRGFGNNPRHGEVEKQPNTLI